The genomic stretch AAAAGCCCGGAAATGAATCCGGGCGCATCGTCATTGCACGACAGGAACAGGCCTAGACCGGGTCCGGCGTAAGCCGGACCCGGTCTAGGGTTGATGGTTATTTAGTCAGCGTGATCGTGGCGGTCTTGTAGTCGACGCGGGTGCTGCCGTTGTAGACATAGACACGGGTCAGGTACTGGTAGTAGGTCCCCTTGTCGTAGGTCGACACGGCCCGGAAGGCCTTGGTCACTGTCAGATCCGGCTGATCATCCGTGACCCACTGGTAGGTGCCGTCTCCCCAGTAGAGCAGCAGGCGGGTGTGGGTCGGCATGTTGCCGAAGGTGACTTCGGCGCTGTTGGTGCCGGCAATCTGACTGTAGCTGATGGTGGTGTCAGGTGCCGGCGCCACGACCTTGACGTACTTGGAATCGGCGACGCGTTTGCCTTCTTCATCCTCGACATACAGCGTCACCAGGAAGCTGCCGGTCGTGGTAAAGGTGTGGCTGGCGGTAGCGCCGGTCAGGGTCGTGCCGTTGCCATCGTTGATCAGCCAGGAGTAGGTAAAGCTTCCCTGGGTGTTGGCGCTGGTGTCGGCCACGAAGTCAAAGGCCGTGTTGACTGTAATCTCGGTGGTCGGCGCCGAAAAGACAGCCACCGGATCCACACCGATACCGAAGTCAGCCGGGTTGCTGAGGGTGTTCAGGTAGGCAACCCAGTCGGCACGGCTGGCATAGGTAGTGCCGTCAACTGCCGTGTAGGACGCTTCAGCCGGATAAAGAGCCACGCTGCGGTCCAGATCCGTCACCCGTTTGTAGGCCCCGCCCGGATTCGGCGTAAAGGTCTTGGTGGCGGGATCCCAGTCGCCCAGCTCTTCGAAGGGAACCTCCAGGGCAACACCGTCTTTGGTCCCAATCTCAGCGGCTGTGGTCAGATCGGTCGCCTTGGCGACAATGACCAACTCTTCTGCAGCGGAGGCCATGAACTGACCGCCGGCATTCGCCTTGATGGCGGTACCAGTCATGTTGAAGCCGCCGTCGAAGAAGCCCTTGCCTGCAGCATGACAATCACTGCAGTTTTTGCCCAGCGCGAACTGATCGGTGCTGCGCACGTTGTGGGTGATCATGAAAGGAGCGCCGCCGAGCAGCAGTTCGGTGTCGGTCCAATCCTTGCCATCGACGGCAGGGGCGATGGCATTGCGGTAAGCCTTGTAGGCTTCGATTTCTTCCGGCGTGGAGAACATGATGTTGCCGCCGTAGACACCGACATACTGCCAGGCACCGGTGAAGGTTCCATCTGGGGCATAGGCCGACTGATAATCGCCGCCGCCGAAACCTACAGGGATAGGCGCGAAACCGCTGGGGCCGAAGTTCAGACCGGCCTTGAGGTCACGCTGAATCCAGGGGTCATAGTAGGTTTTCTGTACCATGCCGGTGTAGGCCGGGTCCGTGGCGGGGTCGTAAGTCAAGGCATGACGCCCGGTCTGACCATCGCCGTTGGCATCGACGGTGGAATCGATATTGTTCCACAGTGTGGCGGTAATCATGTTGATCTGCATGATCTTACGACGCCAGTTCGGATCGCTGTTCTGATCGGACATCCCTTGTTTCTGCCAGACATAAAGAGGCTGCCATTCGGCGGCATTGCTGCCGGCCGGCATGCCCATGCCGAAGGGATCGTCGAACATGCCCAGCATGCCCTTGGACTCGTCAAAGCCCACCATGGTCGGGAAACGATGACCCGAGGTGGAATCGAGCAGGCGCACGGCCATCTGTTTTTTGTAAACATGGCAGACCGTACAGTCGATGATGTCAAGGTGGTTGCCAGGCACAAGACCCTGCGGCCCGACAGCCTGCACCAGGTTAGCGGTTAAACCTGCGGCCTGGTGAGCGGCCGTGGGATCAGGCGCGCCAAAGGTGTTGATAGCGATGCCATCGGAGTTTCTGCCGGTGACATGGCAGTCGGCGCACTTTTTCACCGTGTTATTGGAGTCGAAAGTCACGCCGTCAACCACCGTACCGTTTTCAACGCCGCTGGCCGCATCGAAACCGCGCCCGGGGTCGCACTGGCTCTTGCCGTCAAAGACGATATTGCCATCGGCATCATACTGGTCGATCTTGGTGGTGTTGGTGTCCATGTGGCAGCCGGCGCAGCCCATGGCCAGGTGGACCTCCTGCTGGGCGTTGCCGAAGAGATCGCCGCGCTTGAACCACTCGGCCCGGGGGAAAGGCACGATGCCTTTCTTCAGAGCGTTCTGATCCATGAAACCGGTGGGATTGCCATTGGCGTCAAGCAAAGGCGCCTCGAAATAGAGAGGGCCGGTGCCCGCCGGATTGCCGCCACCGATCTCTTTGGCCATCAGAATCTGCATGGCATTGGGATCGGACCAGTCGAATGTGGCCGGATCGTAGGGATCCAGCAGTTCGGCTGCCGGCATGCCGTTGGGGCCAAAGGGGAAGACGCCCGTGTTGTAAACCGTGGGTCCCATGGCGGCCGGGAAGCCAATAGAGGGGATGTAGGCCCAGTTGCCGCCGAGGATCCCCATGCCGGCCATCACGTCGCCGACAGTAATTTTGCCCGAGGTCGGATAGGCCAGTCCCGGCGGATAGGGCGCTCCCAAGGGAGCTTCCGTCCAGTTCCAGGTGTTGCCGAAGGGGGCGTTAAAATCG from Desulfuromonas sp. KJ2020 encodes the following:
- a CDS encoding PKD domain-containing protein; this translates as MDQNPATPEVVDDKYYTEEEFLAQTDLTTWDMAVYCGTCHVGGGFGEKDRNGVRLSMKNPVGGMDPGAAGYSEATPFNAYNHYVFELFTKDTGLPQHVVGQAPWAYPVYEGGQPVTAPQGWGQAMTMDLPDGSSMPVADGQLMMPNVKEMDCLYCHFKGYNNLMASVMTYSGAHNAAPMAGSGLMDTNSLSPTYQGYTVDVGNGKTLMGAPAMVTMDANGIVSLSDYALGNLQGNPDEANCRQCHAPSSLEDLPDMMRDFLSSAPMVYTGNFSQSFTGLAMPSFDFNAPFGNTWNWTEAPLGAPYPPGLAYPTSGKITVGDVMAGMGILGGNWAYIPSIGFPAAMGPTVYNTGVFPFGPNGMPAAELLDPYDPATFDWSDPNAMQILMAKEIGGGNPAGTGPLYFEAPLLDANGNPTGFMDQNALKKGIVPFPRAEWFKRGDLFGNAQQEVHLAMGCAGCHMDTNTTKIDQYDADGNIVFDGKSQCDPGRGFDAASGVENGTVVDGVTFDSNNTVKKCADCHVTGRNSDGIAINTFGAPDPTAAHQAAGLTANLVQAVGPQGLVPGNHLDIIDCTVCHVYKKQMAVRLLDSTSGHRFPTMVGFDESKGMLGMFDDPFGMGMPAGSNAAEWQPLYVWQKQGMSDQNSDPNWRRKIMQINMITATLWNNIDSTVDANGDGQTGRHALTYDPATDPAYTGMVQKTYYDPWIQRDLKAGLNFGPSGFAPIPVGFGGGDYQSAYAPDGTFTGAWQYVGVYGGNIMFSTPEEIEAYKAYRNAIAPAVDGKDWTDTELLLGGAPFMITHNVRSTDQFALGKNCSDCHAAGKGFFDGGFNMTGTAIKANAGGQFMASAAEELVIVAKATDLTTAAEIGTKDGVALEVPFEELGDWDPATKTFTPNPGGAYKRVTDLDRSVALYPAEASYTAVDGTTYASRADWVAYLNTLSNPADFGIGVDPVAVFSAPTTEITVNTAFDFVADTSANTQGSFTYSWLINDGNGTTLTGATASHTFTTTGSFLVTLYVEDEEGKRVADSKYVKVVAPAPDTTISYSQIAGTNSAEVTFGNMPTHTRLLLYWGDGTYQWVTDDQPDLTVTKAFRAVSTYDKGTYYQYLTRVYVYNGSTRVDYKTATITLTK